From the genome of Acidobacteriota bacterium, one region includes:
- a CDS encoding tetratricopeptide repeat protein, whose product MDYMGFKKNLSIFFIFFFAIFLYSEKREVSIKVLADEEFRQNLNWKTGVENVFNKISDEFEKLFNIKFYINKFEDWNSDNSLNSLELLAEDLDSKINKENFDVVIAFTFQKNLDEKLSGYSLYREGLIILKGSKNISTMEISLKHEIGHIFGAVHVDNPDSVMDIFIRGNTFDSLNSKVILLNRSRTFNVINFPISKDNLDKAIKIYREISDTIKISKIKKEINRSEKSIIPDREKGETQDILFERRYSFKNLEDVNLLLAQIYIEKKQYDEAISECEKALKINPENVEAHNLMGIAYRRSGLIDQAIKKYIEVLKRRPGYSRAFYNLGIAYSKKGDLSSSISVYKKAIELKPNFAEAHSNLGDVYLKKGMIDKAEEEFIRAISINPEFALAHSNLAEVYCQKKEYQKSLTEAEKAISIDPELPGPYNVRGNVYYKEGKIDKAIGEYLRAISVDPNYEKAFYNLGNCYLDKNQIVDARKSFAIAIEIDKNFAEAHASLGYCFLIEGKIEEAIVEIMRSHELGFKSPKTHLNLSFAYLKKGLIDHAISEAKKSIEMDPKLSVAYNNLGIAYTQKGMMKEAIEQFKKSVEIDPQYKDAYINLGNLYFQLGMLNQALEEYLKAVKFDPDNAVLHNNIAVIYFHNEAYSLAWEHVKRAESLGLKIHPDFLKELKKKLKIN is encoded by the coding sequence TATTAAAGTTCTGGCTGATGAAGAATTTCGCCAAAATCTTAACTGGAAAACAGGAGTAGAAAATGTATTTAATAAAATATCCGATGAATTTGAAAAATTATTCAACATTAAGTTTTACATTAATAAATTTGAAGATTGGAATTCAGATAATTCTCTAAATTCCCTTGAACTCCTCGCTGAAGATTTAGATTCTAAGATAAACAAAGAAAATTTTGATGTAGTAATAGCCTTTACCTTCCAGAAAAATCTGGATGAGAAATTATCCGGCTATTCCCTTTACAGAGAGGGTTTAATAATCCTGAAAGGATCAAAAAATATTTCAACAATGGAAATCTCTTTAAAACATGAAATAGGGCATATATTTGGAGCAGTTCATGTTGACAACCCTGACTCTGTAATGGATATTTTTATCAGGGGTAATACTTTTGATTCTTTAAATTCAAAGGTTATTCTCTTAAATAGAAGTAGAACTTTTAACGTTATAAATTTTCCAATTTCAAAAGATAATCTGGATAAAGCAATTAAAATATACAGAGAAATCTCAGACACGATAAAAATTTCAAAAATTAAAAAAGAAATTAATCGATCGGAAAAATCAATAATTCCAGACAGGGAAAAGGGAGAAACACAGGATATTCTATTCGAGAGACGATATTCATTTAAAAACCTTGAGGACGTAAATCTCCTTTTAGCTCAAATTTATATAGAGAAAAAGCAATATGATGAAGCAATTTCAGAATGCGAGAAAGCGTTGAAAATTAACCCGGAAAATGTGGAAGCTCATAACCTGATGGGTATTGCATACAGAAGAAGTGGATTAATAGATCAAGCAATAAAAAAATACATTGAAGTTTTAAAAAGAAGACCTGGATATTCGAGAGCATTTTATAATCTTGGAATTGCATATTCTAAAAAGGGTGACCTTTCATCCTCTATCTCAGTATATAAGAAAGCGATAGAACTCAAACCAAATTTTGCTGAAGCCCATTCCAACCTTGGCGATGTGTATCTGAAAAAAGGTATGATTGATAAGGCAGAGGAAGAATTTATCAGGGCAATTTCGATAAATCCTGAATTTGCATTAGCCCATTCCAATTTAGCTGAGGTTTATTGTCAAAAAAAAGAATATCAAAAATCTTTGACTGAGGCTGAAAAGGCAATTTCAATTGATCCTGAATTGCCGGGTCCATACAACGTCAGAGGAAATGTATATTATAAAGAAGGAAAAATTGATAAAGCGATCGGAGAATATTTAAGGGCAATCTCAGTTGACCCGAATTATGAAAAAGCTTTTTATAATTTAGGAAACTGCTATCTTGATAAAAATCAAATCGTAGATGCAAGAAAAAGTTTTGCCATAGCGATTGAAATAGATAAAAACTTTGCAGAGGCTCATGCAAGTCTTGGATATTGTTTTCTTATAGAAGGAAAGATCGAGGAGGCAATTGTTGAAATAATGCGTTCTCATGAACTTGGGTTTAAATCTCCAAAAACCCATCTTAATCTGAGCTTTGCCTATCTTAAAAAAGGTTTGATTGATCACGCTATTTCAGAAGCAAAAAAATCAATCGAAATGGACCCGAAGCTTTCAGTAGCATACAATAATTTAGGAATAGCATATACACAGAAAGGAATGATGAAAGAGGCAATTGAGCAATTTAAAAAATCAGTTGAGATCGACCCCCAATATAAAGATGCTTATATAAACCTTGGAAACCTTTATTTTCAACTGGGAATGCTAAATCAGGCTTTAGAAGAATATTTAAAAGCTGTTAAGTTTGACCCTGATAATGCTGTTCTTCATAATAATATTGCTGTTATATATTTTCATAACGAAGCATATTCTCTGGCATGGGAGCATGTAAAAAGAGCTGAATCACTCGGCCTTAAAATCCATCCGGATTTTCTTAAAGAACTTAAAAAGAAATTAAAAATTAATTAA
- a CDS encoding radical SAM protein: MMLLPLQRGILYGPINSRRLGKSLGINLLPRNYKLCSFNCVYCHYGWTKKHTIDLREYIKDLPPLDKVVKAVGQAAKSSIKFDFLTFSGNGEPTLYPMFAELVDEVVRIRNRYRPKVKLALLSNSTGLAYKKVRESIPKIDLPVFKLDVGTEKKFKLINRPAKGVNLAELLDFISSLEDFFIQTVLIEGTPSNVTKEDLAAYFQQISQIRPKEVHIYSIDRPVPNTRLALVPPKRLEEIALQGQKETGVRIRAFYLK; this comes from the coding sequence ATGATGCTTCTTCCATTACAGAGAGGAATTTTATATGGACCTATAAACTCCAGGAGATTAGGAAAATCCCTTGGCATAAACCTCCTGCCTAGGAATTACAAACTCTGCTCCTTTAATTGTGTTTACTGCCACTATGGATGGACAAAGAAACATACAATAGACCTGAGGGAATATATCAAAGATTTACCTCCATTGGATAAAGTTGTAAAAGCTGTGGGACAGGCTGCAAAATCATCGATAAAATTCGATTTTCTTACATTTTCAGGAAACGGTGAACCGACTCTTTACCCCATGTTTGCAGAGTTGGTAGACGAAGTGGTAAGAATAAGAAATAGGTATAGACCCAAAGTGAAATTGGCACTTCTGTCCAATTCTACTGGTCTGGCATACAAAAAAGTCCGGGAAAGTATCCCAAAGATAGACTTACCTGTATTTAAGCTGGATGTGGGAACAGAAAAGAAATTTAAGCTAATTAATAGGCCTGCTAAGGGAGTAAACCTTGCAGAACTATTGGATTTCATTTCTTCTCTGGAAGATTTCTTCATACAGACTGTCCTGATAGAGGGAACCCCTTCTAATGTAACAAAGGAGGATCTTGCGGCCTATTTTCAACAGATCAGTCAGATCCGACCCAAAGAGGTGCATATATATTCCATTGATCGGCCTGTCCCTAACACTCGGCTCGCCTTAGTTCCTCCCAAGAGATTGGAAGAAATTGCCCTTCAGGGCCAAAAAGAGACAGGAGTCAGAATAAGGGCCTTTTACCTAAAATGA
- a CDS encoding 4Fe-4S double cluster binding domain-containing protein, translating into MNNREIEKIKQKIIEWGATLIGFGDLRDCIPWKLRHLRNAVSIAVRLPDSIIDEIVRGPTMEYAYHYHVVNALLNEIAIKTTNLIQSLDYKAFPVPASQTLDREKLEALFPHKTAATRAGLGWIGKNALLVTPEFGPRVRLVTVLTDYPFELGSPFEDTQCKNCVRCVEICPVKAIKGNVWKIGVERDELVDVYTCNKLIEENKKIFNAPVCGQCISVCPVGIN; encoded by the coding sequence TTGAATAATAGGGAGATTGAAAAAATTAAACAAAAAATAATTGAATGGGGAGCTACTCTGATAGGCTTTGGAGATTTAAGGGATTGCATTCCATGGAAATTGAGACATTTAAGGAATGCCGTTTCTATTGCTGTCCGACTACCGGACTCTATCATAGATGAAATTGTTCGTGGTCCAACTATGGAGTATGCTTACCACTATCATGTAGTTAATGCTTTGTTAAATGAGATAGCCATTAAAACTACAAACTTAATTCAATCTTTGGACTATAAAGCTTTTCCTGTCCCAGCTTCTCAAACTTTAGATAGGGAAAAATTAGAGGCACTTTTTCCTCATAAAACTGCGGCGACTCGAGCAGGGTTAGGATGGATAGGCAAAAATGCATTACTTGTGACACCTGAATTTGGTCCGAGAGTCAGATTGGTTACAGTATTAACTGATTACCCCTTTGAATTAGGCTCTCCTTTTGAAGATACTCAATGTAAGAATTGTGTGAGGTGTGTAGAAATTTGTCCTGTAAAGGCTATAAAAGGAAATGTCTGGAAAATCGGAGTCGAAAGAGATGAATTAGTAGATGTATACACATGCAATAAATTAATTGAAGAAAACAAAAAGATTTTTAATGCCCCAGTCTGCGGTCAATGTATTAGTGTTTGCCCTGTTGGAATAAATTAA
- a CDS encoding aspartate aminotransferase family protein: MTGLLSTNKLRNQIIMNGNGCKIQDSQGKEYLDFYSGVGCNILGYNHSKFTSILKKQTNKLIHIGSSFITVEITEALQSLNSILPPHLTNVTFLNSGSECVELALKIARAFTKKKWIIGFERGYYGATIHAYSLSEPGKLSEYVPKDNSPRMLAPYCYHCPVNISYPSCNFKCLHKSLECINEITKGENIAAIIFEPILSWGGIIIPLFGYFQELTRSIKKWGALLIADEVTTGMGRTGKWFAFEYDEIKPDILVIGKALGNGFPVGVVATTSEINNAIKGRFQHIQSHQNDPFSAKVVSTVIDIIKNEDLLHNCQAMGDYLLNQIKKLKDQYPVIADVRGRGLMIGMELDSEGKKDFSQLFYEFLYENGLILNICSDGVTFRMLPPYIITQKDIDFAVERIKKSLDQALSQTMN; encoded by the coding sequence ATGACAGGACTTCTCTCAACCAATAAACTAAGAAACCAAATTATTATGAATGGAAATGGTTGTAAAATACAAGATAGCCAGGGAAAGGAATACCTCGATTTCTATTCTGGGGTTGGATGTAACATTCTTGGCTATAATCATTCAAAGTTTACCTCTATTTTGAAGAAACAAACAAATAAATTGATTCACATAGGAAGTAGTTTTATAACAGTTGAAATAACAGAAGCTCTTCAATCCCTCAATTCAATCCTGCCCCCTCATTTAACTAATGTCACTTTTCTAAATTCCGGTAGCGAATGTGTAGAGCTTGCGTTGAAAATTGCAAGAGCTTTTACAAAAAAGAAATGGATCATAGGATTCGAAAGAGGTTATTATGGTGCCACAATCCATGCCTATTCCCTCTCAGAACCTGGAAAGCTTTCAGAATATGTTCCAAAAGATAATTCACCAAGGATGCTCGCTCCTTACTGCTATCACTGCCCAGTAAATATATCTTATCCTTCATGTAATTTTAAATGCTTACACAAATCCCTTGAATGCATCAATGAAATCACAAAAGGTGAAAACATCGCAGCAATTATTTTTGAACCCATTCTATCCTGGGGAGGAATAATTATTCCTCTCTTTGGCTATTTTCAGGAATTGACCAGATCAATCAAGAAATGGGGAGCGCTCCTGATTGCAGATGAGGTTACAACTGGAATGGGAAGAACCGGAAAATGGTTTGCTTTTGAATATGATGAGATAAAACCTGATATTCTGGTTATTGGAAAAGCTCTTGGAAATGGATTTCCTGTAGGAGTTGTTGCAACAACTTCTGAAATAAATAACGCCATTAAGGGAAGATTTCAGCATATTCAGTCTCACCAAAATGACCCATTTTCAGCTAAAGTTGTGAGTACTGTAATAGATATAATCAAGAATGAAGATTTACTGCACAACTGTCAGGCTATGGGAGATTATCTTTTGAATCAAATAAAAAAATTAAAGGATCAATACCCTGTTATTGCTGATGTGAGAGGTAGGGGATTAATGATCGGTATGGAATTGGATTCTGAAGGGAAGAAAGATTTTTCTCAATTGTTCTATGAATTTCTCTATGAGAATGGATTAATACTCAATATATGTTCAGATGGGGTAACATTTAGAATGCTGCCACCATATATCATTACTCAAAAAGATATAGATTTTGCTGTAGAAAGGATTAAAAAGTCCCTTGATCAAGCCTTATCTCAAACAATGAATTAA
- a CDS encoding PLP-dependent aminotransferase family protein — translation MIKIDKELNTPYYIQLKNQFKELILSGFLKPDTKLPPTRQLSEKLKINRNTVLTAYEELEADGLVYSHVGQGTFVSDISEYIYKKDKVVHKKFNWSNLFSSNFDEYALYSLVQLYRICITKAKVSFGGAHPDDELYPINLLKRCFNSVLKEEKNEIFNYGPIEGFPPLREYIAKKMKNMGIETKVEDIFITSGSQQAIEIASKILIETGDYVITEEPTYTGALGIFNTLKAKIIGIPIEKDGLNIEILEDILKKYNPKFIYTMPNFQNPTGITMSIDKRKKLIFLAEKYNVPIIEDDVSGDLRFENEDLPPLKALDRTRQVIYINSWSKKLIPGFRVGWAVLNESIRDKFIALKQVEDLATNTISQAILYKFCSRGYFKTHLRKIRKKYRERRNTMIRGIRKYFPESIKVVKPEGGLFLWVRFADGVDLIPVFETSVKNGILFSLGTLFYNSKKGKNEMRLCFAANPPEKIEEGIKILGDIISTTLKRKKEKEKELEMIPIL, via the coding sequence ATGATAAAAATTGATAAAGAATTAAATACACCTTACTATATTCAATTAAAAAATCAATTTAAGGAATTAATTTTATCAGGATTTCTCAAGCCAGATACAAAGCTTCCTCCAACAAGACAATTATCTGAGAAATTGAAAATCAATAGAAATACTGTTCTAACTGCCTATGAAGAGCTTGAGGCAGATGGATTGGTCTATTCTCATGTTGGCCAAGGAACTTTTGTTTCAGATATAAGTGAATATATCTATAAAAAAGATAAAGTGGTTCATAAAAAGTTCAATTGGTCCAATTTATTTTCTTCTAATTTTGATGAATATGCATTGTATTCTTTAGTCCAATTGTACAGAATATGCATAACAAAAGCTAAAGTTTCATTTGGAGGAGCTCATCCAGACGATGAACTCTATCCAATTAATTTATTAAAGAGATGTTTTAACTCAGTATTAAAAGAGGAAAAGAATGAAATTTTCAATTATGGACCAATCGAAGGTTTTCCTCCTTTAAGAGAATACATAGCGAAGAAGATGAAAAATATGGGAATTGAAACAAAAGTAGAAGATATCTTTATTACAAGTGGTTCACAGCAAGCTATAGAAATCGCTTCAAAAATTTTAATCGAAACAGGAGATTATGTAATCACAGAGGAACCAACCTACACAGGAGCATTGGGTATTTTTAATACACTTAAAGCCAAAATAATTGGAATTCCTATTGAAAAAGATGGATTAAACATAGAGATTCTTGAAGACATTTTAAAAAAATACAACCCCAAATTTATTTATACAATGCCCAATTTTCAGAACCCAACAGGGATTACAATGAGTATTGATAAAAGGAAAAAATTAATATTTTTAGCAGAAAAATATAATGTTCCAATAATCGAGGATGATGTAAGTGGAGATTTAAGATTTGAAAACGAAGATTTACCTCCTTTAAAAGCCTTGGATAGAACTCGTCAGGTAATTTACATAAATTCCTGGTCCAAAAAATTAATACCTGGCTTCAGAGTTGGATGGGCTGTTCTAAACGAATCAATCAGAGATAAATTTATAGCACTCAAACAGGTAGAAGATTTAGCAACAAACACTATTTCCCAGGCAATTCTCTATAAATTCTGTTCCAGAGGATATTTTAAAACTCATCTCAGGAAGATAAGGAAAAAATACAGAGAAAGAAGGAATACTATGATAAGAGGCATCAGAAAGTATTTTCCAGAATCCATAAAAGTTGTAAAGCCAGAAGGAGGACTTTTTCTTTGGGTTAGATTTGCTGATGGAGTTGATTTAATACCTGTTTTTGAAACGAGCGTAAAAAATGGAATTCTTTTTAGTTTGGGAACACTTTTTTATAACTCAAAAAAAGGTAAAAATGAGATGCGGTTATGCTTTGCGGCAAATCCACCGGAAAAAATTGAAGAAGGGATAAAAATATTAGGAGATATTATTTCAACAACTCTTAAAAGAAAAAAAGAGAAAGAAAAAGAATTAGAAATGATTCCAATTCTTTAA
- a CDS encoding branched-chain amino acid transaminase, whose translation MEYAYFKQSFASLSEAKISIMTHAFNYGTGVFEGIKGYYNQKLNQVFIFRVKEHFERMKKNCRILKIYIDKSVEELTEITVELIKKNKFKSDVYIRPIAYKSLEKIGVKLPDEYDFCIFSVPVSHYFDLEKPIKTCISSWRRVEDNAIPGRGKITGAYVNSALAAQEARDNGFDEAIFLNEDGHVSEGAAMNIFIVRNGMLHTPPISHNILEGITRDTIIEISKEELGVETVLRTIDRTELYHADEVFLCGTLSEVVSVGSIDHRPIGNGEMGNTTKKIQNLFFRVVRGEIDKYKKWLTPVY comes from the coding sequence ATGGAATATGCTTACTTTAAACAAAGTTTTGCTTCACTAAGCGAAGCTAAGATAAGTATTATGACACATGCTTTTAACTACGGGACCGGGGTTTTCGAAGGGATTAAAGGGTATTACAATCAAAAACTAAATCAGGTTTTCATTTTCAGAGTTAAAGAACACTTCGAAAGAATGAAGAAAAATTGCAGAATTCTAAAAATTTATATCGACAAATCTGTAGAAGAATTAACAGAAATCACTGTAGAACTCATAAAAAAGAATAAATTCAAAAGCGATGTTTACATCAGACCTATTGCATATAAATCTTTAGAAAAGATCGGAGTTAAACTTCCGGATGAATATGATTTCTGCATTTTTTCAGTTCCTGTTTCTCATTATTTTGATTTAGAAAAACCTATCAAAACCTGCATTAGCTCCTGGAGGAGAGTGGAAGACAATGCAATACCTGGAAGAGGAAAGATAACAGGTGCATATGTGAATTCCGCATTAGCAGCTCAGGAAGCAAGAGACAATGGATTTGATGAAGCAATTTTTCTCAACGAAGATGGTCATGTTTCAGAAGGAGCTGCCATGAATATATTTATTGTAAGGAATGGTATGCTACATACTCCTCCGATATCCCATAACATACTTGAAGGGATAACCCGGGATACAATTATTGAAATATCAAAAGAAGAATTGGGAGTAGAAACTGTTTTAAGAACGATTGACAGAACAGAACTTTACCATGCTGATGAAGTTTTTCTATGTGGTACATTATCTGAAGTCGTATCAGTTGGCTCGATAGACCACAGACCTATCGGTAATGGAGAAATGGGGAATACAACAAAAAAAATCCAGAATCTTTTTTTCAGAGTTGTCAGAGGAGAGATAGATAAATACAAAAAATGGCTGACTCCTGTGTATTAA